TTTGCTCTAACTCCTTTTCTACTAAGTAAGCTATTTTTTTATCTTCATCATTTATTTTCTTTATAACTTCTAAAGTACTTAAATCATCCAAATTATTTTGTGTATTCATATTTATCATCTCTCTTATAAATTTATACTAGAAGTATATATGTATAGTTGTATATACAAGAATTTGTTAAGATAAACTGAATAAAAACTTAATACAGTAATCATTAAATATTTATTCAGCAACTTATTTATTCTAAAATAACTTCATATTTATACTTATCACTTCTGTAAATTGCATTAGTGTATTCTAAATGAATTCCATCTTTTGTGTAAGTACTTCTTTTAAATAGTAGTGCCAAGGAAGTACTCGGTTGATTTAAAAGTGTACGCTCATACTCGTTTAACATAATAGGTTCTATAGTTTGCTTAGCCTTATCAGGATAATATTTATATTTATCTCTAAAGATATTGTATAGTGATTTACCTTCTATCATTTCTTTAGTCATATCTGGACATAAGTTATGGGGAATATATGCAGTTTCTATAGCAACTGGTTCGTTATTACTTATTCTTAGTCTTTTGATTTCTATAACTTTATTATCTTCTTCTGCCATGTTAAGCATTATTTTAACTTGTTTTGTTGCTTGCTTAACTTGAAAAGATAGAATTTTTACCTCTACATCTAATCCCTTTTCTTTCATTTCTTCTGTAAAACTCTTTAAATATTTTAATTCTTTCATTTCTTTTGGTTTAGCAACAAAGGTACCTTTCCCCTGTTCTCTATACAATATACCCTGATTTACAAGTTCAAGAATTGCCTTATTAACAGTCATTCTACTTACACCTTGAAATTCACATATCTCTCTTTCTGTTGGTATTGTATCGCCATATTTTAATTCTTCATTTTCTATCATTTCCAAAAGTATTTCTTTAATTTGATAATAAATAGGTACTGGATTATCTTTTGAAATCTTTCTCAAATTGAGAACCTCCCTCTATATTAAACAAGTTGTAATTATCAATAATATTAGATTGAAAAATATTTATACTGTATAATACAATTATAATATATAGTTGACATGTTGTATATACCAATATGTATTAAAGTTAATAAAAATATATATGAAATTTTAAGATGAAAAATGCTCTATAAAAAATAAATAAAGGAGATTTTTAAAAATGTATTGCATAATAAAAAATAGTATGTTAATATGAAAACGTAATCAAGATGGGGATGTATAAGTGAGGGTTCCCAGTGAGATTCAAATAAAATATTATATCTAGCGTGTTACTGATTCGATCAGGCATAAGCATAGGTAAATAAAATAACTTAATATGTGTTTACTATATCACAGGCTTTGTGCACTCTTACAAGGTATTATTAATATTTCGTTTTTTATCATTTAATTTAATGTGCCAGTGGTGTGATGAAATTTAAACATATATTATTAAGTTTTATTTCCAATGCTCATGCCTTTTGTTTTTGTAACAAATAAAGGATAGGAGGTATAAAGATGGTAGGAATTATTCTTGCTAGTCACGGAGAATTTGCTAAAGGTATCTTGCAATCTGGTAAGATGATTTTTGGAGAACAAGAAAATGTGCAAGCGGTTACATTAATGCCTAGTGAAGGACCTAACGATATTAAAGCAAAAATGAAAGACGCAATCGCATCCTTTGACAACCAAGAAGAGGTTTTATTCTTAGTTGATCTTTGGGGTGGTACGCCATTCAACCAAGCGAATGGTCTATTTGAAGAACACAAAGATAAATGGGCAATAGTAGCTGGGTTAAATCTACCAATGCTGCTTGAAGCTTATGGTGCACGTTTTTCAATGGAATCTGCACAAGAAATAGCAGCTAATATTATAAAATCTGCTAAGGAAGGCGTTAAAGTTAAGCCTGAAGAATTGGAACCAGAAGATACTAGTAAAGCATCTGAGGCACCAATGAACCAATCCAATATGGGAGCACCAGGATCCTTCGAATATGTTTTGGCACGTATAGATTCCCGTTTACTTCACGGTCAAGTAGCTACTGCTTGGACAAAAACTGTTCAACCTACAAGAATTATTGTTGTATCAGATGCAGTAGCTAAAGATGAACTTCGTAAGAAATTAATTCAACAAGCAGCTCCTCCGGGCGTTAAAGCTCATGTTGTTCCAATTAATCACATGATTAAACTTGCAAAAGATAATGAGCATTTTGGAGGACAACGTGCAATGCTTCTTTTTGAAAATCCAGAAGACGTACTTAGAGCAGTAGAGGGTGGAGTACCTTTAAAGACAATTAATGTTGGTTCTATGGCTCACTCTATAGGTAAAGTTCAACCAAATAAAGTACTTGCTTTCAATCAAAAGGATATTGATACTTTCAATAAGCTTAAATCATCAGGATTAAATTTTGATGTTCGTAAGGTTCCAAATGATTCAAAAGGAAATATGGACGAAATATTAAAGAGAGCACAAGAGGAATTAAATAAATTAAAATAATCTAACTATTTATAAAGAAAAGGAGGATTAATAATCGTGAGTTTAAATATAATTCAAATGATATTAGTAGTTATCGTGGCATTTTTAGCTGGTACTGAAGGTATTTTGGATGAATTTCATTTTCACCAACCAGTAATTGCGTGTACGTTAATCGGCTTAGTTACAGGTAACTTAGTACCATGCCTAATATTAGGCGGTACGCTTCAAATGATTGCCTTAGGTTGGGCAAATATAGGTGCTGCTGT
The Clostridium felsineum DSM 794 DNA segment above includes these coding regions:
- a CDS encoding mannose/fructose/sorbose PTS transporter subunit IIA; its protein translation is MVGIILASHGEFAKGILQSGKMIFGEQENVQAVTLMPSEGPNDIKAKMKDAIASFDNQEEVLFLVDLWGGTPFNQANGLFEEHKDKWAIVAGLNLPMLLEAYGARFSMESAQEIAANIIKSAKEGVKVKPEELEPEDTSKASEAPMNQSNMGAPGSFEYVLARIDSRLLHGQVATAWTKTVQPTRIIVVSDAVAKDELRKKLIQQAAPPGVKAHVVPINHMIKLAKDNEHFGGQRAMLLFENPEDVLRAVEGGVPLKTINVGSMAHSIGKVQPNKVLAFNQKDIDTFNKLKSSGLNFDVRKVPNDSKGNMDEILKRAQEELNKLK
- a CDS encoding GntR family transcriptional regulator, with translation MRKISKDNPVPIYYQIKEILLEMIENEELKYGDTIPTEREICEFQGVSRMTVNKAILELVNQGILYREQGKGTFVAKPKEMKELKYLKSFTEEMKEKGLDVEVKILSFQVKQATKQVKIMLNMAEEDNKVIEIKRLRISNNEPVAIETAYIPHNLCPDMTKEMIEGKSLYNIFRDKYKYYPDKAKQTIEPIMLNEYERTLLNQPSTSLALLFKRSTYTKDGIHLEYTNAIYRSDKYKYEVILE